In Dromaius novaehollandiae isolate bDroNov1 chromosome 3, bDroNov1.hap1, whole genome shotgun sequence, the following are encoded in one genomic region:
- the LOC135327732 gene encoding uncharacterized protein LOC135327732 — YGLLHTDLQEFRLPATVIFRKKRNSPESSHSRPQGQQESKIEGVKTIGIISTPIIWPVKQRPLNFSKNVVNENQNPGRKNMYSVFLLSESTSAASGETGRGTVEDFTEKMDLDNTVMNQLPSTNIMNDSRSSFHAIYDAAEVFTDHSENAAVPLLQNRSVVAELAWPSANGLDYSESVSAFHFSNSRNITDEHRKETLGTSFSNSGTSNFTHTNDIFEPVSWWSETLFRHHITSDIQEESHHSLPSLSMSPTEDESSFQKSRLEFLEFASQNVYLEVAEGKANRKSFSMLAANSDFQFTKSMYNKEYHSGGITNLTSVETAYANPTIFFQNIKKTYVQIMPDIQRTDDHLVLGYSREVPKFSALLVGTSWTSSKFEHVVTTLPIYQQSLSDIYLKSDSIVISNSNHWPHYLKPSGYIQKISSETLGNGDPGNNFDAFHDSQNEESAFSTLESENASRVGSSWEPNYLDFPTNYVDISPSLRASFWTVSYHLKEVSEVFSGEQSENWWLSFNKLLSSPTERLLSISSPTKVDSISEPTPIISILGHRAEEMNISSHVATSEREIFSLLVSGPSVKISESNDKSISPLQSTMDISTSLNISSNDEFYLEFPLPSLEAPLSQHSVQMQVSHFDMALANSTEKLMTFSSLHMEVGTDVLSDLTHITFLNNRQELESVLPTHSGTEPSCSRDSQTACLINTSVKVLVNSTRTQESLASQSVSENNAVTNTTDNAKSNIQIAADPFLKNNTPVNSDFLTMTLSLEMRHPLHSDSKLRFSVPPNSYSTPPLPQSLQNHLDLLSPSLIPLWNVAELNLLTTVTLRSHLTVLGQDSIENLEDILRYSLQVAEQEVIIGDDEIRNSAVLTSTNKSGLSEENSEWEVDGYFSKHSEGVSSVNLVSTHSLDLQIQSISLSFEDTDYGGFANLSSILESSRTAKMDDALSLSSSYSGVLIQNKETILNHTLLTTGAAIRHSFMLSQMSVSPIMYHQSSVSAHVHSLANFSSETSQNTTPYPPLNQLTSSPTLLFSCLCYSFTDLGCLCRPEVNYSMSSHQVKYRKKPISSLLNIQLVD; from the coding sequence TATGGCTTACTACACACAGACCTGCAGGAATTCAGACTTCCTGCTACAGTTAtcttcagaaagaagagaaattcacCTGAATCCTCCCATTCACGACCACAAGGGCAGCAAGAGTCTAAGATAGAAGGGGTCAAAACCATAGGAATTATCTCAACCCCAATTATTTGGCCAGTGAAACAAAGGCCTCTCAATTTCAGTAAAAACGTAGTGAATGAGAACCAAAACCCAGGGAGAAAAAACATGTACAGCGTGTTTCTTCTATCTGAGTCCACATCAGCTGCTTCTGGGGAGACTGGCAGGGGTACCGTGGaggattttacagaaaaaatggaCCTAGATAATACTGTGATGAATCAGTTACCAAGTACAAATATTATGAATGATTCTAGAAGTTCATTTCATGCCATTTATGATGCAGCAGAAGTTTTTACAGATCATTCTGAGAATGCGGCAGTTcctcttcttcaaaacagaagtgTTGTTGCAGAGCTAGCATGGCCTTCAGCAAATGGATTAGATTATTCTGAGTCTGTGTCAGCATTCCATTTTTCCAATAGCAGAAACATCACTGatgaacacagaaaagaaacccTGGGGACTTCGTTCTCCAACAGTGGCACATCCAATTTCACGCATACAAACGATATCTTTGAACCTGTGAGTTGGTGGAGTGAGACTCTATTTCGCCATCATATCACCTCTGACATTCAAGAAGAAAGCCACCATTCTCTTCCTAGCTTATCTATGTCACCTACAGAGGATGAATCATCATTTCAAAAAAGTAGACTAGAATTTCTAGAATTTGCATCTCAGAATGTTTACCTGGAAGTAGCAGAAGGCAAGGCTAATAGGAAATCTTTTTCTATGTTAGCAGCAAACAGTGATTTTCAGTTTACAAAATCTATGTACAATAAGGAATATCACTCAGGAGGCATTACAAATTTAACCTCTGTGGAGACTGCATATGCAAACCCgacaatttttttccaaaacataaaaaaaacatATGTACAAATTATGCCTGACATCCAGCGAACAGATGACCATTTAGTCCTAGGATACAGTAGAGAAGTACCAAAATTTTCAGCACTTCTGGTAGGAACAAGCTGGACAAGCTCAAAATTTGAGCATGTTGTAACTACATTGCCTATTTATCAGCAGTCGTTGAGTGACATATACTTGAAAAGTGACAGCATAGTTATATCTAATAGCAATCATTGGCCCCATTATTTAAAACCTTCAGGATATATTCAAAAGATATCAAGTGAGACCCTGGGAAATGGAGACCCAGGCAACAATTTTGATGCATTTCATGATAGTCAAAATGAAGAGTCAGCTTTTTCCACATTAGAATCAGAGAATGCGAGTAGAGTTGGCAGCTCCTGGGAACCAAATTACTTGGATTTTCCAACAAATTATGTAGATATTTCCCCTTCTTTAAGAGCAAGTTTCTGGACTGTTTCGTATCATTTGaaagaagtgtctgaagtgtttTCTGGGGAGCAATCAGAAAATTGGTGGCTCTCATTTAATAAACTGCTTTCTTCCCCAACAGAGAGGCTGTTATCCATTAGTTCACCTACTAAAGTTGACAGCATCTCTGAGCCAACTCCTATCATTAGCATATTAGGTCACAGAGCTGAAGAAATGAACATCTCTAGCCATGTGGCAacttcagaaagagaaatcttCAGTTTACTTGTTTCAGGCCCTTCAGTGAAGATTTCAGAAAGTAATGACAAGTCAATATCACCGTTGCAGTCAACAATGGACATTTCTACTAGCCTAAACATATCTTCCAATGATGAATTTTATTTAGAATTTCCTTTGCCTTCCCTGGAAGCACCTTTGAGTCAACATTCAGTACAGATGCAGGTAAGCCACTTTGATATGGCACTTGCAAATTCCACAGAAAAATTAATGACCTTCAGTAGTTTACACATGGAAGTGGGAACTGATGTGTTAAGTGACCTAACCCACATAACCTTCTTAAACAATAGGCAGGAGCTTGAGTCAGTCCTTCCAACACATTCAGGAACTGAGCCTTCATGTTCAAGAGATAGCCAAACTGCTTGCTTGATCAATACATCAGTTAAGGTTTTGGTAAACAGTACAAGAACGCAGGAATCATTGGCATCTCAAAGTGTTTCAGAGAATAATGCTGTTACAAATACTACTGATAATGCAAAAAGTAACATTCAAATAGCTGcagatccttttttaaaaaacaacactcCAGTGAATTCTGACTTCCTCACAATGACATTGTCTTTGGAAATGAGACACCCCCTTCATTCAGACTCAAAACTCAGATTCAGTGTACCTCCTAACAGCTACTCAACACCTCCACTCCCACAAAGTCTTCAGAATCATCTTGATCTACTTTCTCCGAGCCTGATCCCTCTGTGGAATGTAGCAGAGTTAAATTTACTAACAACAGTAACACTGAGAAGTCATCTGACTGTTTTGGGACAGGACTCCATTGAAAATCTTGAGGACATTCTGAGATACTCTCTACAGGTAGCAGAGCAAGAAGTGATCATTGGTGATGATGAAATAAGGAATTCTGCTGTTCTGACATCAACTAACAAATCGGGTCTTTCAGAAGAGAATTCAGAATGGGAGGTGGATGGATACTTTAGCAAGCATAGTGAAGGAGTGTCTTCTGTGAATCTTGTTAGTACTCATTCCTTGGATTTACAAATACAGTCAATCTCTCTATCTTTTGAAGATACTGATTATGGAGGCTTTGCAAATCTCTCTTCTATTTTGGAATCATCAAGAACTGCAAAAATGGATGATGCACTATCTTTGTCATCTTCATACAGTGGAGTTCTGATTCAGAACAAAGAGACCATCTTGAACCACACTCTGCTGACAACTGGAGCAGCAATCCGTCACTCTTTCATGCTGTCCCAAATGTCAGTTTCTCCCATAATGTACCATCAGTCATCAGTTTCAGCACATGTTCATTCCTTGGCCAACTTTTCATCTGAAACAAGCCAAAATACCACCCCTTACCCACCACTGAATCAACTTACTAGCTCTCCCACACTCCTTTTTTCTTGCTTATGTTACTCCTTCACTGACTTGGGCTGCCTGTGTCGACCTGAGGTCAACTACAGTATGTCAAGCCATCAagttaaatatagaaaaaaaccTATATCTTCTCTATTAAATATTCAGCTGGTAGACTGA